AATTCCGAGCCCGGAAGTAAAACCCTTTGATTCATACAAGGTTTGATAACCCAGCCGCAGAGCAATAAGATTATCGTATAACACTTCTGCACCAAAATTTACATGAATGTCATCAGTGGCAAGGTATTTTTGAACTTCAAGTCCGGCGTTGAAAGCAAGCTTATTGTCGGGTAACTCAAAATTGTATCCGCCACCAATTCTCAGATCGGCAGGCAGTTTTGTTGCGGTAGTTTTCAATTCATTCATCGTACCGAGATTCCTGAGGGCAACTACTGCGAACATTTTGTCAGAGATGGAATATCTAGCACCCAAATCCACTGCAAACCCTGTTGCATCCTCATAAAACATCCCTTCATAGAGGTATTTTACAGCAAAACCGGCATCAATCCTGTCAGAAATTTTAAATCCGGTCCCAAGTGATACCGCATAGAAATCAGCAGTAAATGTTGAAAGTGCCGCTCCCGGTCTCTCCCTTACCTCGATATCACCAACCCTTGTTGAGTTTATACCAATTCCCATTTTCAGTCCAAACAAGGAAAAGCGGGCTGCCAGCATTTCTGTTTTCACTCCCTGTATCCATTCATTGTGCGTGAAGGATACTTCAGGACCGGAACTGCTGCCAATATTTGCGGGATTATAGAATATGGCAGAGGCATCATTCGCGAAAACTGCTCCATTATCCCCAAGGGAAATATTTCGGGCACCCGAACCGATCTTTAAAAAAGAGAGCCCGGAGTTACCAGCAGTTTGTGAATGAATGTCAAGGATACCAAATAAAATAAAGAGAATTAAAAAAAGTTTTTTCATTGTTGCAGTCTTAAAAAATGAAATTAAGGCCAATTATATGTCTGTCTGAAGACGAGTATTGTTCCACCTGAAAGGCGTAATCAAATCCAACCCTGAAATTTCCGACCTGTCTCGAGTAAGAAAAACCCAATGAGGGCTTGACGGGATCATCTCCATTGCTCAGATACCAGTTATCGATACCCCCTCGCAGAAAGAGCCCTTCATAAATATTGTATTCAGCTCCGAATCTGATTAAATTTGTTCCATAATTGTCTGATGCAAATTCCGCTGCGAGTTGCAAATTATACGGTTTGTAAAGATAACTCACACCAAGCTTCTTGAAAAGAGGAAACTTGTCGTTAGTTGCACCGCCATCGGTACCATAAATCGGGGCAGAGTCCCATTTGTACTGCGAGTTAATGTCGCTCAGGACGAATGAAACCGCAAGTTCAGGTGTAATCGTATATATAAGACCCACATCGAATCCAAGACTTGTGGTTGTCACCTCTTCATACAATTTGTAATAATAAAATCTTGCTGTGACACCGGCTGCAAATTTTTCCGAAAACTTGTTAGCGAGCGAAAGATAGAAAAGATTCTCTGAAGTCGAAAGAGTTCCTTTTTTGAAGCCCTGGTTATCCCTCTGATCGATATTGGATACACCGGCGTTAATCAAACCCGCTGAAACACCGGCCGTCGATCTTGGGACCCTCTCCCCCGGTATGGTATCATTCTTTCCGTAGAAATCGAACCTTCTGGTAAAACTGATAAAATTTAATGCACGGTCGAGACCCAGAAATGTATATTGTGCATTAAATGAATTGTCGTTTTGAAATACCGCAAGTGCAGGATTGTAATAGGTAAAGATATTCCCGGTTTTTACCGTACTTAATGCATTACCCATACCGATACCTCTGGCACCAAAACCAATTCGGCTGAAAGCACCGGGCGCTGAGGAAATGTCGCTCATTTTTCTCTGAGCATCAACTGATGTTACCAAAATGAGAAGTGCAACTAAAAATACTAATTTTCTGATCTTCATATTATTGCAACACCATTATCTTTCCAAACAAAGGTTTTTCACTTCCGGCATCTATACGGTAGAAATAAACTCCATTTGGCACTACCTTGCCATTATCATCCTTGCCGTCCCAAAAATCGATTACTCCCGGTGTACCTGAAGTGTTAACTGAATGAACCGGATTTCCTCTCGGCGCATTTTGAATTACTGTTCTCACATAATTCATTCCGAAATCAAAAATCCTGATTGTAACATTCAACTCTTTTCCGCCGGTTGAATATTTAATTTTTACCTGCTCAGTTTTTGGAGAAAACGGATTAGGGAATGCATATGAATCTTCTTTCGACTCAAGTTGCTGGGATGCAAAATAGAGTTTCCATTTATCTGGCCAGACACCTGTGAAACCACTGTTCCTGACCAGTCCGTCAGATGTACCAATGTAGAGCACTATTCCCGATTCCGCCCATGCTGCCGAATAAAAAGTTTTTGATTTCAGCGAGAGTTTCGAGTCACTGTCAACGATGTTACCCGGTGAATACCAGTTCTTTCCATAATCATTCGATTTGTACAGTCCACCACTTGCTGCAGCCACCACTTTGTCGGTAAATACCGCAAAATTATTCACCCTTTCACCGTCCAGACTCGTAATCCAGTTGGCACCACCGTCAGGCGAAAAACTGACACCGTATGATTCCGAAAGGTCCTCTGCTTTCCAAGTAGCTGCCCATATTTCGTCGGTCCCGAGTTTACAGGCAAGGCCGACAACAAAATTTCCTGACATTGCATTGACCTGATTCTGATGATTAAACTTGACCCAGCTTATTCCACCATCGGTCGACTTGTTGATTCCGTTTGCAGTTCCGGCATATATAACAGTATCATTTACAGCCATAACACTGAATGCACGATAGTTAAGATACCCCTCACTGCAAAATTTCCCGGGTACGGGAGAGACACAAAAATTTAGATTGTCCGAAGGTTTTATTGAATTGAGAAAATCGGGAGGCAAAACAACCCTCGACCAGGTTGCACCGAGGTCAGTTGACTTTCTCAACCCGCCTGCAAAAGATGATATCCAGACAGTGCCGGGTGTGATTGCAATGTCGTATGTAATATTCTGAATCGCGACTGTAACCGGAAGTGCTCTCAATCTGTTGTTACCGTAAACAATCACGGTATCCGCATCTTTGTCCAAGGGTTGTGATACTGATTGCCAAGTCTCTCCTCCATCAGAAGTATATCTTAATCCGCTTCCCTCGGGAAGTGTCTGTCCCGTCCTTTCAACCGAGTGTGCTGTAGCCACCCAAAGTATGCCTCTGTACTTGTCCCATGCAATTGCCGAAACATTTTCTGTGCCAAATGCAGGATCACCATAATAGTTTCTCCAGGTTGTCCCTTTATCAGTTGATCTGCTAAGTCCTCTCGACGTCCCAAGCCAGATCGTATCTCCCTGAACCAGCATGGCACTAATGCTGTTCGAAGCGGGATTCTCGGAGGATGAATATGTAATCACCGAAGGTGAATCCTTAAATTTGAAGGAAAAAGGACTTTCCTGAGTAAATACTGAATATGTCAAACAAACAAAAATCAGAACAAGAGTTTTCATTAATCTTGTCATCTATTTTATCACAATCTTTTTAATTATCGGTAAACTTTTCTTTTTCCCGCGGTCTTCTGCATTAAATGTGAAGGTATATTCACCTTTTTGATTTGTAGAGAAGACACTGACAATAATTGAGTAGATGTCGTCATTAGCAACATCATCACCGTGATCCCTGAAATTTCCGTCATCATACATAAGAAGTGCGGCATTGTTTGAAGTGCCGTCAGGACGGGTAACCACAAAATAAACCCGTGCAAGATCCTGTTTCCCGTTGGGATCAATTGCTTTCATTGTCAGTCTGAAAACCGTAGTATCCAAAACTGTAAGCGTATCGGGTGCAACAAGATCACTTATAACCGGCTCCTGATTGGCGGCACCGTTGTCGAAAACGAACTTGTTGACTGATAACCGGTAACCCGTTCCCTCAAGATCTGATGCAAAATACTCGGTACGATACTCACCGGAAAGAAGTTTCGAGCTCATCGGTACCTTGATTGAGAATATCTTGTCTCCTGCTGTTTCATCACCGGCTTCTTTGTTGCCGTTATCAACGAGGTAATAGGGTGTGGAATTCACTTTTATATCACCAGGGCTGTAAAGATTCATATAAACACTTCCCGGTGCTGAGTTATATCCAAGATGGATGTAAAACTTCACGAGTGAATCTGTCGAATTATAAATCAATGTGTCGTATCTGGCGACACTCTGAACGGAATATTGAGCGGGAACGGGATCGACCAGGTTATTGAACGATTTCTCGCATCCACTCAACAATAATATCAGCGCAATGGCTGCTATGCTTTTTTTCATCTTGTTTCTGAATTTTTCAGCAAATATCTTAAAAATACTTCTCTAAAAATATGTAATTAGAGTTGCAGGAATTTATAATACACCCGGCCCTATTATAAACGGCATCGGTATAAACGAAAGGATAAATATCAATATTCCAAAATAACCGACTAAAAGTCGTCCAATACTGACCGGTGTATTATCATAAACGGGTGGATGCTTAACTTTGATGACAAAATAGAGAAGCAAAGCCCAAAGAAACCAGCCGGTCCAGCCAATCGTAATGCCTGTATCATAAAACTGATTTATCACTCCCATCCCACCTGCCATAAGGAGGAAAAACATCGCCACCCAGGCAATTTTCTCCTGTGCTTTTTCGCCAAACATTGCATAAATTATATGTCCGCCATCAAGCTGACCAACCGGTAGCAGGTTTAGAGCTGTTACAAACAATCCAAACCAACCGGCACAAAGATAGGGATAATGATAAATCTCGCTCATCGGCGGGATAAATCCATCCGGTGAATTGGCAAAAAGCTCTCTGAATAGAATAAAAAGCAGATTTTCTCCGAATGCAAGCGACAAACCACCCTCTCCGTAACTTGGAAGGTCAAAATCGGGATGGATATTCAATATGAATTCCTTCCCCGGCAGGTTCTGAAATC
This genomic window from Ignavibacteria bacterium contains:
- a CDS encoding PorV/PorQ family protein, yielding MKKLFLILFILFGILDIHSQTAGNSGLSFLKIGSGARNISLGDNGAVFANDASAIFYNPANIGSSSGPEVSFTHNEWIQGVKTEMLAARFSLFGLKMGIGINSTRVGDIEVRERPGAALSTFTADFYAVSLGTGFKISDRIDAGFAVKYLYEGMFYEDATGFAVDLGARYSISDKMFAVVALRNLGTMNELKTTATKLPADLRIGGGYNFELPDNKLAFNAGLEVQKYLATDDIHVNFGAEVLYDNLIALRLGYQTLYESKGFTSGLGIYWNKFVFDYAISPFGQNLGMGHTFSVKLGF
- a CDS encoding site-2 protease family protein, producing the protein MEVSQIAEGLPYSLSILAILGFHEFGHFFASKYHNVKATFPYFIPFPTIAGMLNFGTMGAVIKTKSPIYSKKALFDIGIAGPIAGFVISVIVLIYGFQNLPGKEFILNIHPDFDLPSYGEGGLSLAFGENLLFILFRELFANSPDGFIPPMSEIYHYPYLCAGWFGLFVTALNLLPVGQLDGGHIIYAMFGEKAQEKIAWVAMFFLLMAGGMGVINQFYDTGITIGWTGWFLWALLLYFVIKVKHPPVYDNTPVSIGRLLVGYFGILIFILSFIPMPFIIGPGVL